atttgcaacaaaatttGCGACGAAATAATGTTTGTTGCTATTTTCCCACAATTAATTTTTAGTAGCTAAATTCGTGGTAAATTTGCGACGAAAATTATTTGTTGTAAATTTTCATccctaaataatttttttttagtgatGTGTCAAGCCAAGTAATTAGATTATATAGTAAGAAatgtaaaaaaaatcatataatgaaattaaaaaaatatatagatatgGAAGATCAATTGaacaattaaatttgaaattaatttgaaatttaatataaaggaaaaaataggaataaataaTGGATGATAAATTTAAAACGAAGAATAATTAGTAACTTATTAAAATTTGCATTCGATGGtaacatatttttttaatttttaatgatgtGATTATAAGTTACTAGTTGTTACTAGTATTATAAAGTTACTAATTATTACTGAACGAGTAAAATATTTCACatgtataattaaaaaattacaaCTGTAATAATTATAGGATTAATATATATAGTTTCCAATTgagatataaaattaattaattaagatgagtataaagttttaaaagaaaaattatactaATGAAATATGATCATGACTTTTTTATGATTAAATTTAGGTTTacaattaattttcatttatattttaaaatataaatttaaataaattgattataattattccttttcataaatagattcataaatatattttttataattcagattttatataagttattataaatatacaatcaaaaaGTTTTTTCATTATCCTTTCAAAacaattatataatttaaaatatatttaatatttgccAATAGCAATAGTTTTCTATTTAAATTTCATaactttaaatataaatttataaatttagtaGGCAATGCTGCTTAATATTTTGGACAAAGATTTAACAGAACGTCCTAAATTGTAGGAATCATCGAAAGCACATctagttttttaaaaaagaaattaatgGATGTCTCCTcgtaattttatttcaaaaatacctaTTAATACAATATTATTATAGAAGCTATCGAGAAACTTTTACGATATATAGAAATTATCGAGTAACTTCTACAACATGTAAAAGTTATCAGGTAATTACTATAACATGTAGAAGCTACCAAATAATTGTTGCAATATATTTACGGTGAGTTTAGAAATTAAGATTTATACCGTATACAAACTAcccagtagctactacaatatgtAAAAGCTACTCAGTAGTTGTTATAACATATACAAACTATTCAGTAAGTACTATAATGTATTTAATATGAGTTTAGGATTTAAGATAGTAGCAGTTGTAATAACGTATACAAACTATTCAGTAAGTACTACAATATATTTAGTATGAgtttaagatttaagatttaagGTTTAGGATCTTTTAATATTTCTATATTAAAATACTATTTActaacttagttaaaattatttaaactttatcaaaataattttaaaatagttttataagcTATTATGTAGTTGTTACaatcttaaatcttaaattcACCCTCAACAGATTGTAGCAACTATTGCATTACTTCTACGTACATGTTGTAGTAACTACCTAATAGCTTTTATACagtgtaaattttaaattataaatgtaCTTTAAATAAGTCGTAGAAGCTATCCGGTAGTTTATACATGTTACAACAATATTAAATTGAGGAGTatttttagaataaaattataagagGGGTctccatttaattttttttcttagaaaaaaaatatctctTCTAATATTTCGCTTAATTTGAGACGTCCTTCTCATTTTTAGTCTCATTTTTAGTCTGTTTCTTATCTGTATCATTGAAAAAAATATGATCTATAATTTATTATCCAAAATATTATTTATTCTCAACTGATCTAATCATAATACTCTAAACTATCAGTCTAATCATCTGGGAATTATTTTAGTCAAAGTAGCTTCAAGATTAGATCAACTTTGGTCAAAACATCTGTAAAGTTGAATTTGTTCCAGCCAAAATAGTACTAAAGTTGAGtaatttgatcaaaataattataaattttaattaaaattactctaacatagagatattttatataaaataatataaatggagtgatattttaatattttaagagTGAAGTGCAATTTTAATGATAATGATAACAAAGAGCACTTCATTATATTCTATTAAATTTTAAGGTGAAGTTAAGAATAATACGTCTCATTGGCACGTGTCAAGCATCATTGGACATGTCTCCATCAAACTACAAAAAGATTCCGTGCCTCCACCAAACTATAAACAAattattctttatttaaaataataaatttcgaTACtagaaaagatttagaaaattaaattatagtttataatcttactattttattaaaaatctcctcccctttactaattaatttttggtgaagtctaaaataaatttactttaatatccttttttctattcacactaaaaataatttcaaggtttattagtaattctaccagagaaacaatcagtgatttagagttcgagactcagttgcggcatattattatgaatttttctcattattaattttctctgattgttttatataaaaaaatatagatttctttagtcccacatcttagaattgataacTGATCAAAGaatcttctataaatattttaggccaacaatgttaaaaaatatacctctcttagttttttttactaaaataagtataatattaaattaaattaatttttttcatcggAAGTCGTAAGAGtgacactcgaaaatccaaacaattcggattttaaatatccaaataattcagattttcaaaagtcaggTATTTTACCCAAATGACTCTAATTTAGTATTTTAAtactaaaatactttaattaatataattttataatttcattataaagggtcaatgtaatttcaatgtattatattacatcattataaagggtcaatgtaatttcaatgtattatattacacacgtgaTACGTGTGTACCATCACTAGTATCAAAAATGCTTTACCCCCATAAAGAAACGAGAGGGAAGAGTTTTTGGATATCTCAATTTTAAAACCAccctttggatttttttttattttttatttttaaaaaacttttagatAGATTTAACCCTCTAGAGCTAGAGCTAACGCAGATAAATTACGTCCGGATCATGATGTTGCGATAGAATATTTAGATTATTACTTAGGTATTCACGATTCGAATGAGaagcgtaatcaaaggatgttagGTTGATCGTACGTTTTGATGAAAAAATTTCATAGGATCAAATTGATTATCAAGATAgattaattgaaattattatttttttaatattatgatAGCCAACACACAACCCATTTTTTAACATTATGGTGGCCAACACGCAACCCCACTGGTAAAAAAACAAGCAACTTTATCGACATTTTGTCCAGAGCCATCATGCGGAAACAAGCAGCCTCATGTCGATCGACTGCAAAACTCCATGAAATTTCTGTTCGATTTCAACAGATTAAACACCCAGAAAGTGAGATAGATCTGCGAGCTCATATTCAACAGATCATGAAAAACACCCACAAAGTTTATTGATCTGGATCAAGAAATCGACACATAAGAAGACGGGAGTCAATCTATTTGATGAATTCCATGACACAAGAGTCGGCAAACACCGGAGAAAGATTGAAGCCGCGGAAGCCGGCGGCCACCGCCAGAGCCCTGAACTCCTCCTCAGTTCTCTCTTTCCCGCCCACGTTGTACGCCATCATGCACAGGTCCAACTGGAGGATGGCTTTCGACTTTGTGCTCGAGTCCGGCACCGCCGGAACGACGGTCTCCATCACGATCACCTTGCCTTTCTCCGGCAACGATTTCCAGCAGTTCTTCAGCAGTTTCACGCACAGCTCGTCGCTCCAGTCATGGAGAATCAACTGCAGGACGACTTGTTATTCAGGGCAAATTGAATCGACAACATGGTAGCTAATTGCTGTGTGTTTTAAGCTTTAGAACCTTGAGGAAAATGGCGTCGCCGGCGGGAACTGATTCGAACATGTCTCCGCCACGGTGCTCGACTCCTGCGGTACAATGGATCGCCGTGATTAATTACTACTTTTGTCGATGTGTGTGAGTAATTAGTATTGGGACCTGGCAACGGCGGAGCGCCGGCAATGATGTGAGGGAGGTCGAAGTTGATGCCCTTGATGTGGGGGTGGAAGCAGGTGATCATGTGGATGTTTCCGCCGATGTTTCCGCCGACGTCGACGAGAACTCCGACGCCGTCGAAGCCGTTGTATTTGGGTAGGAGATGCTTAAAGACGAAGGAGGAGGCGGATTTCATCGCGTCGTTGAACACCTTGTTGAACCGCGGATCGCCGGCTTGGTACTCGAACGTCGTCATGCCGTACGCCAACAGCACAGGGTGGCCGCCGTTCAGGATCGCCTCCTTCAAGCCGTGCCTGTTTCGATTCGCCGTCAAAAATAATCGTTTGCTATATTTCGCGAAAGAAATTGAACAGAGGGATCAGTTTTAGCACCAAATGTTTATCACGACTTTATCTTGATGCTTCAAGATTAGATTGGCCAGGGATCCGGCGGCGGCGGCATTGTCAGTGAGGTACTTGCAGATGGGAGCCGGGGAGTACTTCCGGCGGCCGCCTTCGGCAGCGGCGCAGCGGACGATGTCGTTGGCGGCGAGCAAGCGGAGAATTCTGTCAATCATGTCGGGGGCCGAGGGGTTTTGCGTGGGCAGGCGGGCGGCGATCTCGTCGGGACCCAGTGCCGAGGCGGGGCCGGCGTCGACGAGCATCTGGAGGAGGCCGAGCTCGATGGCGGTCTTGAGGACCATGGGGAGGACAACGCCGGTGGTGAGTTGGCGGGCGCGAACGCACGCTTCATCGTCCTCCTCCGGCGTAAGTTGAAACGCAGAGGCGGCCGCGGCGGCGTTGGAACCCATGTCAAAGACAGAAGATCACCGGAATCGCAAAATCCGGGGAGATCTGGAGCAGAGTACACGGCGTTGATTTCGACCGTCTTTATAAATTCGGTTCGAATTTTTTTTATAGCATTAATTTATTGCAGTTCAGATCTTGTCCGTGCATTCCAGTTCTGGTCCACTGGTCCCTATGTAATGCCGTTTTATCCAGTGAAttcatctaaaaaattaaaaaaattcctcTAAACTAAACTAAGTGGATAtttgaattaaaaatatatatattaaaaagtaAATGGTGCTAGACCGCTAATGAACCGCATGTTTGGATTATTGTGTCATCCGGAGGCCGCCCTCTTCCTCGGCACTTGACAGTTAGACCATTTGCTCATCGTAACAGCCTCCGAATGACTTCTATCGGTTGTCATTTGTCCCGACTTAAACTATAATATAAGTATAAAGTTGAATCCAAAGAGATTTCAACTAATTGCGATCAAATCAGATTACGATCATGATCCGATCTCAACTATATTGTAAAATATTCTATAGCCCATAAAAAATGAACTAGATAATCCTATCTCGTGGGGATCAGGCTCGGATCGTTCACTGTGCATGTGATTGAGTGATTGGTTAGGCACGTGGATGGTTACTGGTCTCCACCAAATCcgaaagaaagataagaatgacAGACAACCCTCATACGTAAAAGGTCAAAAGTCATGAAAACACTAAAATATTTGTTCTAATTTGGAATACAAATAGGTACTTACTATTTTAAAATATCACTGAACTAATACTCAAATCttgctatttttattatttaaatatttttaaatattaaattatttctatCCATGTATTATTCTTAATAGAAATTTTAACTATATTTGTTCCAATTTGGAATACAAATAGGTACTTACTATTTTAAAATATCACTGAACTAATATTCAAATCttgctatttttattatttaaatatttttaaatattaaattatttttatctatgtattattcttaatataaattttaacttACAAGTGTAGCGATGGTTCAAATATAATAaactaaattttgatttttttttttctttttaattttgacCGAGATACTAGATGAATCCAGCCGCCTCaagtagagatttttttttttggtttattttttcaaCTCTAAGGTTAAGCTAATTAGAGAGGTTGCGTTATagtattcaaatttaaaaaaataaaatgaaaaaaatttaaattctcaTGGGGATATATAGTATTTAAGAtgtgtaatttttaatttttatttttttaaactttgagtttaagattatattatatatatactaGCGATCGTGCATACGCGTTGCGTATAGAAAGAGATACAAGGGAAAAAGTTTGACTTATAGAATGCCCCTATTTTTTTTTCGTGGGGTAAGACTCTAATGCCCTTACTTTTTTTTGTGGGTAagactttaatatttttataattttatacacaTGAGGTGGAAGTGTAGGAAGAGATCTGAGTAAAGAAAAATTGACCTATAGaaaatagtttaaatttttaagtattacccttattttttttttttgtgggataagactctaatatttttataattttatacaccTGAGGTGGAACAAAAGCTATACGTGTAATGGACTCTCCTTCGTACAAAAAAAAAATCGAGAAAAACATGCTTTCTAATATTGTTGGTTCAAGGTATTTATAAAAACTTTTCTGCTcgcagtgttgtcaattctaacacgtgagactaaagagaactctagatttttaatgattaattagaaaaaattctcaataatatgcttaattagaaaaattctcaataatatgtCGTAGctaagtctcgaactctagatccctaattgattaatgagaaaaattctcaataatacgcGCAGTTGAGTCTCGAACTGGCCAGctaagtctcgaactctagatccctaattgattaatgagaaaaattttcaataatacaCCCAGCTGAGTCTCGAATTCTAAATCCATGATTGATGCGTTtgtggaaattactaataaaccgtAGAATTATTTAaggtgtgaatagaaaaaaaaaatttatgtaaTTTCATTTTAGGCTTAactaaagttagttagtaaaggggggagatttttaataaaataataagatatatatatacagcgtattattaagatttttttcttattaattaattagaaatctaGAATTCTTTTTAATCTCACACCTTAAAATTGACAATACTACGAGCAAGGTGTAAGTACCGTATTATAATTTTGATATGATAACTAAATCAAGTTAGACCATATTTTGTGTCGAACATTAGTGCTAGATGGTAGGTGGTGATGTCTCTCTTATTGAATTGGGTAGTAAACTAGTAATTAGTTCAATTTTTTTAAGAAGTCTGGGAGTGAGGTGTTAACCTTTCTTCAGTGATCcatgtgttattaatttcaaaagtgcTTTCAAATGAATTAGATATCTATGAGTGCTTTTGTTCAGCAATATCATTATATTATTTGATGATCTATAATGTTTTTAATTTAATAAGAAGGTTGTGCTATGGATGGGAGCCCTAGAATTGAAAATGTTGGTAAGCAACTTATAGGAAAAGCAATAGGTAAAGAAGAAGATTCGAATATCTCCTAATAGGACAACAAATCATCAATATTAGAAGCTAGGTTGATATTAAAATTAGAGGTAAACTTTGATCGGGCAAGCCAAGTGAATCCAACCCTCAAAAACTAGTAGCACCATCCAAACCTTTTATTGTCCCAGATTGGGTCACAAGTTGATGCACGGTTTGAAATTGGAGTACTCTAAATTTTGATTCTTGTTAGACATTCAGAGCTTTGAAAACTCAGAGGAGAGGTAAAGAAGAAAATTCACAAATTTAATATTCTGTGTTAAGCAAGAGAAAAAACAGAGGGATTTTTTTATTACGATATTAAGTATAAAACCAAGTTCATAATGGCCATATTTAAAAGGATACATTTATTACCTAAAGGGGTGTTTGATAATGAAAAGCAGTGTGGAGAATCTAAAGAGTAGGAATGTAAATGAGTCAAGTCACTTGTGAACTATTTGTGTCTcgattggaaaaaaaaatatttcagttCATTCGATTAAGttaatgagccgagctcgagcaaAAAACATTATCGAGTCGAGATCGAGTTTAACAATATTTGGTTCATGAGATATATATTAAACAgattataaatattatatattaatgAGTAAGATCATTTAACTTTTAAAGGAATCATTTTTGAACTAAACTCGTTTAACTTTTAAATGAACCATTTTCAAACCGAACTCCAACTAAGCTTGTTTAACATTTAAACAAGCTAATTTTGAATTGAGCTCGACCTATTCACgaattatttaatttcattacgAGTTGAGATTGAGCTCAAGCTTAAGAATTAAAGTTCGAATTGAACTCGAGCCCAACTCGAGCTTAGGTATACCAAACTGAGCTCGAGCTTGTTAGTATTTGACTTAGCTCGGTTTGATTACACCCCTACTAAGGGGTTCTATGTTGGTAAGTTATTAGGTGTCATAGCCCATGTATTGATATTAAAACCAATGTGACCTGCTGTTAATGCCAATGTGGCTTTGAATCGTTCAAAGCATTTGTttataaaaaaatcttatttaaaatgATACGGATATAGGTGAATGACCCAGGAGAAATTAAGAGGGGAAGGGGGGACATTTTTATCTTTTCACCGTGTAGGGCTTTAAGGAGGAGGAGGCACTATTGAAAAggggttttccttcatgtttcaCCTCCGCCGCCAAGGAGGTGGCCGACTTCCTCCCTCTCACGCTCCTCTCCTCACCGACGCCTACCGCTGCTCCCCTTCTTCCTCCCGTCATCATCTCCACCAAGGGAGCTTCGAGGACCTCTCCTTCTCTCACGCTCCCCCGTAAGACGCTGCTTGATAGCTCACATCGCCGCCTCCCTCGTCGTGAAGCCGCTGCTGTCGCCTGCCAGTCGATGCCTCATTTACACCCTCGCCTCTGACCCCAATCGATTCTCCTCTCGCCGACCTCCTCCCTCGCAGCCTTGGCATTATCTCAGGCACCACTGTCTCGTGGCCCTTCTCACCACCACCGACTCCCCCTCACTGTCGTCGCCTCTGCCGTATGAGAGCGCTGCCCCTTTCCTCCATCGCGCCACACTCTCCTCCTCATGCCATCACCGCCTCCGGGAGCATACCGTCAGAGCATCGTCTCCGGCTTTGACCACCTTCGAGGCCAGCTGCCCCTTTCCTTCCTCTTTGTGTTGCTTTCATGGCCGACGTTGCCTCTGCTGTCACAGACCGTGGGCCAGCACTGCCCCGTCGCTCTTCCCCTTTCCAACGCTacctctctctctcacacacgtCGGCAGCCTATACACCTTCTCACCTTGGTCGATCGACTGCCTCCGACGGTTGACGCCGCTCACATCTGGTCGACACCGCCCACTGCCGAGCAACACtgtctgttacttatatattcgttggatctaccTCGAGCATCAGGGTACCATGTGTTGgagcggttagcactaacgatctaactcaggttttgatgaatgacaaagtaggttaagttagtttcattgtgatctaacactttgaccaagtgtgcaggaaaaacacagctaggtcgaagggctgacctgatagttggcatgaagcccagacaggtcgacgggctgaccggatgtctgacacaaagtccagacaggtcaacgagctgaccggatgtctgacacaaagtctagctaggtcgacgggctgacctgatagctggcacgaagtccagatgagtCGACGGACTGACTAGAcatctgacaggtaagttaaggtaagttattggaggggagtgactgtgaggatgcgttcccgggaaggaaacttaggcgccgattcaacttagaaccatttcggaactctaagttgagatcttgactagattctggtctcggtgagacaaaatctaattaatactctgtttgattattataaattgtgctaacctttgttttgtagggtatatttgtctcggactaacattttcttgcagggagtTGAAGCTGCTGGAAAATAGGGTCCAAGCGCCGAGAAGGGATCCGACGCCCGGGGGTCCAAGCGCCCGGGGGGTCCAAGCgctcgggcgcccggaatgcaaatgTTATCACCTTATCGCTTCGTCACATGGAGAACTCTGGTTGGCCGGCCTACGCCACACTCCAGGCGTCatagggatccgagcgcccagagcctcctatataaggagggtgaaacctggagcaaagaacaactcaCTACAATGTCTTTCAACGCTTGCCTTGTTGTGTTGTACTCCTGCGACGCTGTGAAGCATCTTCGACAAAGTGctgatttttcttttcctttttattgtcgatattgttgggaccgaaatgcagctagagggagggggggtgaatagctcgtcgcgtgctcgtggtcggcgttgcttgtttcttcaaagatgtgcagcggaaatatacaagaaacaacacacacaatgctaacaagtagatttacttggtatccacctccaaaggaggtgactaatccaaggatccacacactcacgtacTCTCCACTAATAAAGCACTCCTTTtaggtaactaccgagggcggagaagccctacaagactctcaatacaagaagaaggaaaagggaacaaaagtataagtaaagcttacaatgaatacaagaaaccctaatcctagctttcttcttcttgcttttgatccgcctcttgacttgggagAGActtcaagaaccttcaagaactggcgatctggagcttagagagagctgtggagttgctgttgAGGATTTGGAGTGAACAGTGCAAAGTCTCGGAAGCTCttgccgaaggaatcgaacgcctgcagctaaatacgatgccaacggtcagatcccgatcgattggattgctcccaatcaatcggggaagctttggatcgatcggctgatcgatccagagcgcctctatgctctcagGAATcgcctagatcgatcggctgatcgatccagggcttatcgcgcaacaTCGCCatctcccaatcaatccactgatcgattgggagctctggatcgatcggttgatcgatccagaggcgttctgtgcgctctacgacttgcccactcgaggcttgtcgcggggaccttcccaattgatcggtcgatcgattgggcatcatccaatcgatcgaatgatcgatccggacattggtttttgcccaaaaccaagtcccaagcccccaaaccaacatctggtcaatccatgacctgttggttcatcatgcctagcatccggtcacccttgacctgctaggactccctcaccaagtgtccggtcaatccctttgacccacttggacttttctccttgtgccaagtatccggtcaatccctttgacctacttggactttcctcctcgtgccaagtatccggtcaattcctttgacctacttggactttcaccagatgtctggtcaatcttgacccatctggatttccccgtgcctgacttcactcaccaggacttcccttctgcctagcttcactcactaggacttttcttctgcctgacttcactcaccaggtctttccttctgcctagcttcactcactaggacttttcttctgcctgacttcactcaccaggtctttccttc
The genomic region above belongs to Zingiber officinale cultivar Zhangliang chromosome 11A, Zo_v1.1, whole genome shotgun sequence and contains:
- the LOC122032661 gene encoding caffeic acid 3-O-methyltransferase-like, with amino-acid sequence MGSNAAAAASAFQLTPEEDDEACVRARQLTTGVVLPMVLKTAIELGLLQMLVDAGPASALGPDEIAARLPTQNPSAPDMIDRILRLLAANDIVRCAAAEGGRRKYSPAPICKYLTDNAAAAGSLANLILKHQDKVVINIWHGLKEAILNGGHPVLLAYGMTTFEYQAGDPRFNKVFNDAMKSASSFVFKHLLPKYNGFDGVGVLVDVGGNIGGNIHMITCFHPHIKGINFDLPHIIAGAPPLPGVEHRGGDMFESVPAGDAIFLKLILHDWSDELCVKLLKNCWKSLPEKGKVIVMETVVPAVPDSSTKSKAILQLDLCMMAYNVGGKERTEEEFRALAVAAGFRGFNLSPVFADSCVMEFIK